The following are encoded together in the Flavobacterium sp. TR2 genome:
- a CDS encoding FAD-binding and (Fe-S)-binding domain-containing protein, translated as MSDSLQLQELETSLEGNLFYDDLHKRIYATDASAYRIMPLAVAIPKSENDIINIIRFASKNKISITPRTAGTSLAGQTVGSGIIVDVSKHFNKIVAFDPKNKTITVQPGVIRDELNLYLKPHGLFFAPTTSTTNRCMIGGMVGNNSSGTTSIRYGVTRDKIVEIKAVLSDGTNAVFKDLTSEEFIEKTKGDSLEGKIYKTIFDELSNKENQEEILKEFPKPEIHRRNTGYAIDVLLKSKLFSGTEDTVNLGKLLCGSEGTLAFTTEVTLKVDDLPPTNNIMVVAHFHTIQESLEAVVTAMKHHLYTCEMMDDTILDCTKTNREQAKNRFFIVGEPKAVIMLEVGSHISMEDAEQQADALIKDLENNGFGYALPKIYGEDIDKVNEVRKAGLGLLGSIVGDDKAADSIEDTAVELSDLPNYIADFAAMMERHGQSAIYYAHAGAGELHLRPKINLKTTEGLHQFRNLSTEVAHLVKKYRGSLSGEHGDGILRGEFLPFMIGDKNYELLKRIKKAFDPDTILNVGKIVNASKMDENLRFEAGRVEPEIKTIQDFSDSLGVLRAAEKCNGSGDCRKMPSAGGTLCPSYRATRNEKDTTRARANALREYLTNSEKENKFDHEELYKVFELCVSCKACASECPSNVDVATLKAEFLYQYQKANGFSFRNKIFAFNSKLNELGSITPAVTNWVSNLSFVKKRMGIASERQVPLLASKTFRKWHQTNKKRYAENSFENGSVYLFCDEFTNYYDVSVGIDAYELLTKLGYNVIVVDHEESGRAFISKGFLEQAQEIANKNVNTFKNIISENTPLIGIEPSAILTFRDEYIRLAADKESAEKLAKNTLTIEEFFKREISNGKIHEGQFSEKEKNIKIHGHCHQKSLSSVEASFAMLNVPKNNTVTIYNSGCCGMAGSFGYEKEHYEISMKMGEDTLFPKIRATESTTEIAAAGTSCRHQIFDGTSRKALHPVTILKDCLK; from the coding sequence ATGTCCGATTCTCTTCAGTTACAAGAATTAGAAACTTCCCTAGAAGGAAACCTTTTTTATGATGACCTTCATAAAAGAATATATGCCACAGATGCCTCTGCTTACAGAATTATGCCGCTTGCCGTGGCCATTCCAAAATCAGAAAATGATATTATAAATATTATTCGGTTTGCTTCAAAAAATAAAATTTCAATAACGCCAAGAACGGCAGGGACTTCTTTGGCGGGTCAGACCGTGGGAAGCGGAATCATTGTGGATGTTTCGAAGCATTTCAATAAAATTGTAGCTTTTGATCCTAAGAATAAAACCATAACCGTGCAGCCGGGCGTAATTCGCGATGAGCTGAATTTATATTTAAAACCGCACGGATTGTTTTTTGCGCCAACGACATCAACTACAAATAGGTGTATGATTGGCGGAATGGTTGGAAATAATTCATCAGGAACAACTTCCATCCGTTACGGTGTTACCCGAGATAAAATTGTAGAAATAAAAGCCGTTTTAAGCGACGGAACTAATGCGGTATTCAAAGATTTAACTTCTGAAGAATTTATTGAGAAGACAAAAGGAGACTCTTTAGAAGGTAAAATTTACAAAACGATTTTCGACGAACTTTCGAACAAAGAAAATCAGGAAGAAATCCTAAAAGAATTTCCAAAACCAGAAATTCACAGACGAAATACAGGTTACGCAATTGATGTTCTTTTAAAGTCGAAACTTTTTTCAGGAACAGAAGACACGGTTAATTTAGGAAAACTGCTCTGCGGAAGCGAAGGAACCTTAGCTTTTACCACAGAAGTCACCTTAAAAGTTGACGATCTGCCTCCAACAAACAATATCATGGTGGTGGCTCATTTCCATACCATTCAAGAAAGTTTGGAAGCCGTAGTGACCGCAATGAAACATCATTTGTACACTTGCGAAATGATGGACGACACCATATTAGATTGCACCAAAACCAATAGGGAACAAGCCAAAAACAGGTTTTTTATTGTAGGCGAACCAAAAGCCGTTATCATGCTGGAAGTAGGTTCTCATATCAGTATGGAAGATGCCGAACAGCAGGCTGATGCTTTAATTAAAGATTTAGAAAATAATGGTTTTGGATACGCTTTGCCTAAAATTTACGGAGAAGATATTGACAAGGTAAATGAGGTGAGAAAAGCGGGTCTTGGACTTTTAGGAAGTATTGTAGGAGACGACAAAGCAGCCGATTCTATTGAAGATACTGCCGTAGAACTAAGCGACCTTCCTAATTATATTGCCGACTTTGCTGCAATGATGGAAAGACATGGACAAAGTGCAATTTATTATGCGCACGCGGGAGCGGGCGAGCTGCATTTGCGCCCGAAGATAAATTTGAAAACCACAGAAGGATTGCATCAGTTTAGAAACTTATCTACTGAAGTGGCTCATTTGGTGAAAAAATATCGAGGTTCGTTAAGCGGCGAACATGGCGACGGAATTTTACGCGGAGAATTTCTGCCTTTTATGATTGGCGACAAAAACTACGAACTGCTGAAACGAATCAAAAAAGCATTTGATCCCGATACGATTTTGAATGTCGGTAAAATCGTAAATGCTTCTAAAATGGATGAAAACCTGCGTTTTGAAGCTGGAAGAGTAGAACCCGAAATAAAAACCATTCAGGATTTCTCTGATAGTTTAGGGGTTTTGCGAGCTGCTGAAAAATGCAACGGTTCTGGCGATTGTCGAAAAATGCCATCGGCGGGCGGAACTTTATGTCCGAGTTATCGAGCTACACGAAACGAAAAAGATACTACGCGCGCACGTGCCAACGCTTTGAGAGAATACCTTACGAATTCGGAAAAAGAAAATAAATTCGATCATGAAGAATTGTACAAGGTTTTTGAATTGTGCGTGAGCTGTAAAGCCTGCGCTAGCGAATGTCCGAGCAATGTAGATGTCGCGACCTTAAAAGCGGAGTTTTTATACCAATATCAGAAAGCAAACGGGTTTTCGTTTCGAAACAAAATATTCGCTTTCAATTCAAAATTAAATGAACTAGGCAGCATTACGCCAGCTGTGACCAATTGGGTTTCCAATCTTTCATTTGTTAAGAAGCGCATGGGAATTGCATCTGAACGCCAAGTGCCTTTATTGGCATCTAAAACCTTTAGAAAATGGCATCAGACAAACAAAAAAAGGTATGCAGAAAATTCTTTTGAGAACGGCAGCGTTTATCTTTTTTGTGATGAATTTACCAATTATTACGATGTTTCGGTCGGAATTGATGCCTACGAATTGCTGACGAAATTAGGCTACAACGTCATTGTTGTTGATCACGAAGAAAGCGGAAGAGCTTTTATCTCAAAAGGCTTTCTGGAACAAGCGCAGGAAATTGCCAATAAAAATGTCAATACCTTTAAAAATATCATTTCTGAAAATACGCCTTTGATCGGAATCGAGCCTTCTGCAATATTGACTTTTAGGGACGAATACATCCGATTGGCAGCAGATAAAGAAAGTGCTGAAAAATTAGCCAAAAATACCTTGACGATTGAAGAATTTTTCAAAAGAGAAATTTCAAATGGAAAAATTCATGAAGGACAATTTTCTGAAAAAGAGAAAAATATAAAAATTCATGGGCATTGCCATCAAAAATCATTAAGCTCAGTTGAAGCTTCTTTTGCGATGCTCAATGTTCCAAAAAATAATACGGTTACCATTTATAATTCAGGCTGCTGCGGAATGGCGGGTTCTTTTGGATATGAAAAAGAGCATTACGAAATCAGTATGAAGATGGGAGAGGATACGTTGTTTCCAAAAATCAGAGCCACAGAATCGACAACCGAAATTGCAGCTGCAGGAACCAGCTGCCGCCATCAGATTTTTGATGGAACCAGCAGGAAAGCCCTGCATCCAGTAACCATTTTAAAAGATTGTTTGAAATAA
- a CDS encoding glycoside hydrolase family 10 protein — translation MKSLKLLILILLFQTKLFSQQSPKREMRAAWISTVENIDWPSKPGLSDKEMKNEMIAILDNLRSYNLNTVIFQIRPTADAYYKSTKEPASHWITGTQGVAPGFDPLQMMIDEAGKRGMNVHVWLNPYRVQKDTVRDVLSKNHLYFKRPDLFLTYGKTRYFNPGLQETRNFVASVVGEIVRKYDIQAVHMDDYFYPYKIAGQEFPDAKAFAKEPRQFKDKDDWRRDNVDLIIKQIRDTIIANKPEVEFGISPFGVWRNIDKDSEGSKTSAGATNYDDLYANILKWQKENWIDYVTPQLYWHIGFDRANFEVLAKWWAEHKYGANVYVGHGDYKISTSAKEPEWRSPDQIVKQIEMIRKMPQIDGSMHFTASNFLKKGDTLRKPLLQKEYKYIALTPEANRITRLKPEPPTNAVIAKKGNHAVLTWKAALNDKKYVIYRFRKGKITDFSNPENIYYVTAAPKLEVPNADLENYVYALTALSQTQTESSPIEFSVK, via the coding sequence ATGAAAAGCCTAAAATTACTAATCCTAATTTTACTGTTTCAAACGAAACTTTTCAGTCAGCAGTCACCAAAAAGAGAAATGCGTGCCGCTTGGATTTCTACCGTAGAAAATATCGACTGGCCGTCTAAACCGGGTCTATCAGACAAAGAAATGAAGAATGAAATGATTGCTATTTTGGATAATCTCCGTTCTTATAATCTAAACACAGTCATTTTTCAAATCCGCCCAACAGCCGATGCGTATTACAAATCGACAAAAGAACCAGCATCGCACTGGATAACAGGAACCCAAGGTGTTGCTCCGGGCTTTGACCCATTGCAGATGATGATTGATGAAGCAGGAAAACGCGGCATGAATGTTCATGTCTGGCTGAATCCGTACCGTGTGCAGAAAGATACGGTAAGAGATGTGCTTTCAAAAAATCATCTGTACTTTAAAAGACCTGACCTTTTCCTGACTTATGGAAAAACGAGATACTTTAACCCGGGTTTGCAAGAAACTAGAAACTTCGTTGCTTCTGTAGTGGGCGAAATTGTTCGCAAATACGATATTCAGGCAGTTCATATGGACGATTATTTTTATCCGTATAAAATTGCGGGCCAAGAGTTTCCAGATGCTAAAGCATTTGCAAAAGAACCGCGCCAGTTTAAAGATAAAGATGATTGGAGAAGAGATAATGTCGATTTGATCATCAAACAAATCAGAGATACGATCATTGCCAATAAGCCAGAAGTCGAATTCGGAATTTCGCCTTTTGGAGTTTGGAGAAATATTGATAAAGACTCTGAAGGCTCTAAAACTAGTGCAGGAGCTACCAATTATGATGATTTGTATGCGAATATCTTAAAATGGCAAAAAGAAAACTGGATCGATTATGTCACGCCTCAGCTATATTGGCATATTGGTTTTGACCGCGCCAATTTTGAAGTTTTGGCAAAATGGTGGGCAGAACACAAATATGGAGCAAATGTTTACGTAGGCCACGGCGATTATAAAATTTCGACTTCGGCAAAAGAACCAGAATGGAGAAGTCCGGATCAAATTGTGAAGCAAATTGAAATGATTCGCAAAATGCCTCAAATTGATGGTTCGATGCATTTTACAGCGTCGAACTTTCTGAAAAAAGGAGATACTTTGAGAAAACCTCTTCTCCAAAAAGAATACAAATACATTGCCTTAACTCCCGAAGCGAACAGAATTACAAGATTAAAACCAGAACCGCCAACAAATGCCGTAATTGCCAAAAAAGGCAATCATGCTGTTTTGACTTGGAAAGCAGCTTTAAACGATAAGAAATATGTGATTTACAGATTTCGAAAAGGAAAAATAACCGATTTCTCAAATCCTGAAAACATTTATTATGTAACAGCAGCTCCAAAACTAGAAGTGCCAAATGCCGATTTGGAAAACTACGTTTATGCGCTCACCGCTTTGAGTCAGACCCAGACAGAAAGCAGCCCGATAGAATTTTCAGTAAAATAA
- a CDS encoding beta-N-acetylhexosaminidase, with product MRKSILLLAIFLSSLSFVQAQKLDIIPKPVSVQQSAGQFDLPSPLKIVIDKKLKNSADYITASISKNTGISPIVSIGKKHGKNTVSFLVDKKMNLPDEGYQLEINQKGIFVKGKTDKGVLNGFQTFMQICSAKEVKKGTLPFVQIEDYPRFDWRGMMLDCSRQFFDKQTVKNYIDWLAAHKMNVFHWHLTDDNGWRIEIKSLPDLTLKGAWRGPGEVLLPSYGSGDKRYGGFYTQEDIKEVVAYAANRGISVMPEIEIPGHSRAVTASYPEVGCVITQELKSVQGEVKNVWCVGREENYDLLDSIIREVSGLFPFEYIHIAGDEVNRANWEHCPKCQALMAKEGFTDSFQLQNYFFKRVQAIVDKYHKKTDGWNEILKGGEINPNTLISAWQGISYGIESAKKGYKTIMMPGQFTYYDMAQSETERGHRWAAITDTKRAYSFEPIPDADLTPEEQKKIIGVQGALWSEYLDRPARIMEYQSYPRISALSEIGWSKKEDKNWDDFYGRLTNSHLKRLADMGIAFRDFPPTAIYKNGTITVTPPYEGAVVRFDKEGNEPTRQSPLYTEPIQTNDYERYMFRVFFNEYSASPAVKAEKLPVANWNTSKAEVLAISENISQHIDKKGIWYLAFNPSDDGANGTIKNVSLFENDKLIQTYADEKALKTKPRLRFLIDNYNPKNTYRLDFTVENKEEKKSAANVKFNCSPYQEPEVKVTSSMAENPKFPISNLQDYNEESYLRTDVACKDGDWILYTFTNPITSSKIDVLTGIPHHPRFIINNGYVEFSYDGTDFIKGDNFDYGNASIFPKQPVKAVRIQITGTNNEPLMAGQDLKINP from the coding sequence ATGAGAAAAAGTATTCTTCTACTAGCCATATTCCTAAGCTCGCTTAGTTTTGTACAAGCCCAAAAACTAGACATAATTCCAAAACCCGTATCGGTTCAGCAAAGTGCAGGACAGTTTGATTTGCCTTCACCTCTAAAAATTGTTATCGATAAAAAACTTAAAAATAGTGCCGATTATATCACGGCAAGCATTTCAAAAAATACAGGAATAAGCCCAATTGTTTCCATCGGAAAAAAACATGGGAAAAATACAGTTTCATTTTTAGTAGATAAAAAAATGAATCTTCCAGATGAAGGCTATCAGTTAGAGATAAACCAAAAAGGAATTTTCGTAAAAGGAAAAACGGATAAAGGGGTTTTGAACGGATTTCAGACCTTCATGCAGATTTGTTCTGCAAAAGAAGTTAAAAAAGGAACCCTTCCGTTTGTACAAATTGAAGATTATCCGCGTTTTGACTGGCGTGGTATGATGCTCGATTGCTCAAGACAATTTTTTGACAAACAAACCGTAAAAAATTATATCGATTGGCTGGCTGCTCATAAAATGAATGTTTTTCATTGGCATTTGACAGATGATAACGGCTGGAGAATCGAAATCAAGTCGTTGCCAGATTTAACTTTGAAAGGCGCTTGGAGAGGCCCCGGCGAAGTTTTACTGCCATCTTACGGTTCTGGAGACAAACGTTACGGAGGCTTTTATACGCAAGAAGACATTAAAGAAGTCGTGGCTTACGCTGCAAATCGCGGAATCTCGGTTATGCCAGAAATCGAAATTCCGGGACACTCGCGTGCGGTTACAGCTTCGTATCCAGAAGTGGGTTGCGTTATAACGCAGGAACTTAAAAGTGTTCAGGGCGAAGTGAAAAATGTCTGGTGCGTGGGACGCGAAGAAAACTATGATCTTCTAGATTCGATTATCAGAGAAGTTTCTGGACTATTTCCTTTTGAATATATTCACATTGCAGGAGACGAAGTCAATCGCGCCAATTGGGAGCATTGCCCAAAATGCCAAGCTTTGATGGCAAAAGAAGGTTTTACAGATAGTTTTCAGCTTCAGAATTATTTCTTTAAAAGAGTTCAAGCAATTGTAGACAAATACCATAAAAAAACAGACGGCTGGAATGAAATACTGAAAGGCGGAGAAATCAATCCAAACACGCTGATTTCTGCTTGGCAAGGAATAAGCTACGGAATTGAGTCGGCTAAAAAAGGATATAAAACGATTATGATGCCGGGACAATTTACGTATTATGATATGGCACAGTCAGAAACAGAACGAGGCCACCGCTGGGCAGCAATTACCGATACTAAAAGAGCCTATTCGTTTGAACCAATTCCCGATGCAGATTTAACGCCAGAAGAGCAAAAAAAGATAATCGGAGTTCAAGGCGCTTTGTGGAGCGAATACCTAGATCGCCCTGCAAGAATAATGGAATATCAAAGTTATCCGCGAATTAGTGCGCTGTCTGAAATTGGCTGGTCTAAAAAAGAAGACAAAAACTGGGATGATTTTTATGGAAGATTAACCAACAGCCATTTAAAAAGACTGGCAGATATGGGAATTGCTTTTAGAGATTTCCCTCCGACAGCGATTTACAAAAACGGAACGATTACCGTAACTCCGCCTTATGAAGGTGCTGTCGTACGCTTTGATAAGGAAGGAAATGAGCCAACAAGACAATCGCCTTTGTATACAGAACCAATTCAAACCAATGATTACGAACGCTATATGTTCAGAGTATTTTTTAATGAATATTCGGCCAGTCCAGCGGTAAAAGCAGAGAAATTGCCTGTTGCCAATTGGAATACCTCGAAAGCGGAAGTTTTGGCTATTTCTGAAAATATCTCACAGCATATCGACAAAAAAGGCATTTGGTATCTGGCATTTAATCCGTCAGATGATGGAGCAAATGGAACAATTAAAAATGTCTCGCTTTTTGAAAATGATAAATTAATTCAGACTTATGCAGACGAAAAAGCTTTAAAAACAAAGCCTCGCCTGCGATTTTTGATTGATAATTACAACCCGAAAAATACATACAGATTAGATTTTACGGTAGAAAATAAAGAAGAGAAAAAGTCTGCGGCAAATGTAAAATTCAACTGTTCGCCATATCAGGAACCAGAAGTAAAAGTGACTTCTTCGATGGCAGAAAATCCAAAGTTCCCAATTTCGAACCTGCAGGATTATAACGAAGAATCGTATCTGCGCACCGATGTGGCGTGTAAAGACGGAGACTGGATTTTGTACACTTTTACCAATCCTATAACATCCTCTAAAATTGATGTTTTAACTGGAATTCCGCATCACCCGAGATTTATAATAAACAATGGTTATGTTGAGTTTTCATACGATGGAACCGATTTTATAAAAGGCGATAATTTTGATTACGGGAACGCATCAATTTTTCCGAAACAGCCTGTAAAAGCAGTTAGAATACAAATTACAGGAACTAATAACGAGCCTTTGATGGCGGGACAGGACTTAAAAATTAATCCGTAA
- a CDS encoding PQQ-binding-like beta-propeller repeat protein, which produces MKNLFSRILLLFVITTSFAQNIEKSEQIKFVQLTDLHVSVGNENDFLLQDIVKEINNSDFEFAVVTGDLTNRGADDELKQVHSILSKLKIPYYVISGNHETNWSESAGLTYKKIFGEDRFVFSKGDYLFIGFPCGPYMKMGDGFVKHEDVLWLDKTLKESLKNSNKKVLNFAHYPLDNSVSNYKEVLSVLEKYPTVATFCGHGHTLKKYDFSGLSGIMGTSITSLDGKTKSYNQVIISKDSISIYQKEIDKAGVFKFSVPSKPSKIVIPKDSLAMQSPYVKDIASIYSLPAFDKKSLYFTNSIGEIKSVSLKSKSVNWKTETGNSIYFSPIIIKNNLVIGTIEGNLLGFDTQSGKQKWTIPVGGVLVGSPIAENNKMYTASSTAFVCVDAVSGKVLWQNNLPMSYSQGTPLIQGDKIIFGVWDSYVYCLDKNTGKLIWKWNNGNDKQILYSAGNVNMVSTKNRLYFVTPQRFLTILDIETGKTLLRTQKWKIRESMGKSQDGKWFYGKTMDGLLLRLPLADDLELTEENLINQSKVLDLKLGYEHNPAGILENKNKIYVGSRKGEVLIIDAAKFEIIKQINLGSSSVNGFVIDDKGQVWASLIEGGIYLLE; this is translated from the coding sequence ATGAAAAATCTATTTTCCAGAATACTGCTACTTTTTGTAATTACAACAAGTTTTGCTCAAAATATAGAAAAATCAGAACAGATCAAATTTGTGCAGCTCACAGATTTGCACGTTTCAGTAGGAAATGAGAATGATTTTTTATTGCAAGATATTGTAAAAGAAATCAATAATTCAGATTTTGAATTTGCGGTTGTAACCGGAGATTTAACCAATAGAGGCGCCGATGACGAGTTAAAACAAGTTCATTCTATCCTTTCTAAATTGAAAATTCCGTATTATGTAATTTCAGGAAATCACGAAACCAACTGGAGCGAGAGTGCCGGCTTGACTTATAAAAAAATATTTGGCGAAGACAGGTTTGTGTTTTCAAAAGGCGATTATCTTTTTATTGGCTTTCCTTGCGGACCATATATGAAGATGGGAGATGGTTTTGTAAAACACGAAGATGTGCTTTGGCTTGATAAAACTTTAAAAGAAAGCCTTAAAAATAGCAATAAAAAAGTGTTGAATTTTGCCCATTATCCTTTAGATAACAGCGTGAGCAATTATAAAGAAGTGCTTTCTGTTTTAGAAAAATATCCAACTGTTGCCACTTTTTGCGGTCATGGACATACTTTAAAAAAATATGATTTTTCTGGTTTGAGCGGTATAATGGGAACTTCGATAACTTCTTTGGATGGAAAAACAAAAAGTTATAACCAAGTAATTATTAGCAAAGACAGTATCAGTATCTATCAAAAAGAAATTGATAAGGCTGGCGTTTTTAAATTTTCAGTTCCGTCAAAACCTTCCAAAATTGTAATTCCGAAAGATAGTTTGGCAATGCAATCTCCTTATGTAAAAGATATTGCCTCAATTTACAGCCTACCAGCATTTGACAAAAAGAGCCTTTATTTTACAAATTCTATTGGCGAAATAAAATCGGTGAGTCTGAAAAGCAAAAGTGTTAACTGGAAAACGGAAACAGGAAATTCAATTTATTTTTCGCCAATAATTATAAAAAATAATTTAGTTATAGGCACAATAGAAGGAAACTTATTAGGATTTGACACTCAATCTGGAAAGCAAAAATGGACAATTCCTGTGGGCGGAGTTCTAGTAGGTTCGCCAATTGCAGAAAACAATAAAATGTATACAGCCAGTTCTACAGCATTTGTTTGCGTAGATGCAGTGAGCGGTAAAGTGCTTTGGCAGAATAATTTGCCAATGTCTTATTCGCAAGGGACCCCGCTGATACAAGGAGACAAAATTATCTTTGGTGTTTGGGATTCGTATGTGTATTGTTTAGATAAAAATACAGGAAAATTGATCTGGAAGTGGAACAATGGAAATGATAAACAAATCTTGTATTCTGCTGGAAATGTAAATATGGTTTCAACAAAAAACAGACTTTATTTTGTTACTCCACAACGTTTTTTGACCATTTTAGATATTGAAACAGGAAAAACGCTTTTAAGAACTCAGAAATGGAAAATTAGAGAATCAATGGGGAAAAGTCAGGATGGAAAATGGTTTTATGGCAAAACAATGGATGGTTTGCTTTTAAGATTGCCACTTGCTGATGATCTTGAACTTACTGAAGAAAATTTGATAAATCAGAGCAAAGTTTTGGATTTGAAATTGGGTTATGAGCACAACCCGGCAGGAATCTTAGAAAACAAAAATAAAATATATGTTGGAAGCCGAAAAGGCGAAGTTTTGATTATAGATGCCGCTAAATTTGAAATTATAAAGCAAATCAATCTAGGAAGTTCGAGCGTAAACGGTTTTGTAATTGATGATAAAGGACAAGTTTGGGCATCGCTTATAGAAGGAGGAATTTATTTGTTGGAATAG
- a CDS encoding alpha/beta hydrolase family protein has protein sequence MKKTIYSIVLLLLIFTARAAKVDTLQVFSPSMQKNIKTCVVVPDNYKKSKKAFPVVYLLHGYSGNYASWVKSFKELGKQVDQYGFIVVGVDGNYSSWYFDSPVDPSFKYETYVVKELVPFIDKQYKTIADRKARAISGLSMGGHGALYLSFRHQDVFGAAGSMSGGVDFRPFPENWDIKKRLGPITEYPENWNQNTVTNMLDLVKDNKLKLIIDCGVDDFFMTVNRELHAKMLAQKINHDYIERPGEHNLKYWENSLKYQLLFFYNYFNDSEKTK, from the coding sequence ATGAAAAAAACAATTTACTCAATCGTGCTGCTTCTTTTAATTTTTACAGCTAGAGCGGCAAAGGTTGATACATTACAGGTTTTTAGTCCTTCGATGCAGAAGAATATCAAAACTTGTGTAGTTGTTCCAGATAATTACAAAAAGAGTAAAAAAGCATTTCCGGTTGTTTACCTGTTGCATGGTTATAGCGGAAATTATGCCTCTTGGGTTAAAAGTTTTAAGGAATTAGGAAAACAGGTAGATCAATATGGTTTTATTGTAGTCGGTGTCGACGGAAATTATTCGAGCTGGTATTTTGATAGTCCAGTAGACCCGAGTTTTAAATATGAGACTTATGTCGTAAAAGAATTGGTTCCTTTTATCGATAAGCAATACAAAACTATTGCAGATCGCAAAGCAAGAGCCATTTCGGGTTTGAGCATGGGCGGACACGGCGCTTTGTATCTTTCATTCAGGCATCAGGATGTATTTGGCGCGGCAGGAAGCATGAGCGGTGGAGTCGATTTTCGTCCGTTTCCAGAAAACTGGGACATCAAAAAACGATTGGGGCCAATTACGGAATATCCAGAAAACTGGAATCAGAATACGGTTACCAATATGCTCGATCTGGTAAAAGACAACAAATTAAAACTGATTATCGACTGCGGAGTCGACGATTTCTTTATGACGGTAAACAGAGAGCTTCATGCAAAAATGCTGGCTCAAAAAATAAATCACGATTATATAGAACGCCCGGGAGAACACAATTTGAAATACTGGGAGAATTCATTAAAATATCAGCTTCTGTTTTTTTACAATTATTTCAACGATTCTGAAAAAACGAAGTAA
- a CDS encoding serine hydrolase domain-containing protein — MKKIIFSITIISFVFLGMSFHSPKKINSDGNNKENEAYIDSMMQNALKNGFFPGAQIIVGTGDFNLISKNYGYHDYTKKQSVKTEDVFDLASMSKVLGATLVTMRLVGNNKLKLTDQVGQIVPMYKNTAIANLTLLELLTHTSGLTPSITFYQALLSTPDNSPLLSNQKSEQYPEQFDNMFVNKNIIYDSKYLVFEPKENWIQIYKNMWLNPEFYPSVYERIAKANTNPRGKYLYSDLNLLLVKQMIETKTGKKLDQFTNEIYTELGISKIGYNPLKWTSAENVMPTEVDHFFRKDTVKGYVHDEAAAIFGGVSGNAGLFANAESIAVICKMLMNNGNYKGKQILKANVVKEFTDSPLAKEGIYRGLGFDKRKPDEFFTKDDFGHTGFTGTFFFMNRKTNRFLIILTNRVNPTRTNRLMYKDDFSAKIWRQINK, encoded by the coding sequence ATGAAAAAGATAATATTTAGCATCACCATTATTTCTTTTGTTTTTTTGGGAATGAGTTTTCATTCGCCTAAAAAAATAAATAGTGACGGCAACAATAAAGAAAATGAAGCCTACATTGATTCGATGATGCAGAATGCGCTTAAAAACGGCTTTTTTCCGGGAGCGCAAATTATTGTCGGCACAGGAGATTTTAACTTGATTTCCAAAAACTACGGTTATCATGATTATACCAAAAAGCAATCGGTAAAAACGGAAGATGTTTTTGATTTGGCTTCGATGTCTAAAGTTTTAGGAGCAACACTAGTTACCATGCGTTTGGTTGGGAATAACAAACTGAAACTCACAGACCAAGTTGGCCAGATTGTTCCAATGTATAAAAATACAGCTATTGCCAATTTAACGCTTTTAGAGCTCTTAACGCATACTTCTGGATTAACGCCAAGCATTACTTTTTATCAGGCACTGCTTTCTACGCCAGACAACTCGCCTCTGTTGAGCAATCAAAAATCGGAGCAATATCCTGAGCAGTTTGATAATATGTTTGTGAATAAAAACATTATTTACGATTCTAAATATCTGGTTTTTGAACCAAAGGAAAATTGGATTCAGATTTATAAAAATATGTGGCTCAATCCAGAATTTTATCCTTCGGTTTATGAAAGGATTGCGAAAGCGAATACAAATCCGAGAGGAAAATATTTGTATAGCGATTTGAACCTGCTTTTGGTGAAACAGATGATTGAAACCAAAACAGGAAAAAAACTCGATCAGTTTACAAATGAAATATATACAGAACTAGGCATTTCAAAAATTGGATATAATCCGTTAAAATGGACTTCGGCAGAAAATGTAATGCCAACTGAAGTGGATCATTTTTTCAGAAAAGATACTGTAAAAGGTTATGTGCACGATGAAGCGGCGGCTATTTTTGGAGGTGTTTCAGGAAATGCAGGTTTGTTTGCCAACGCAGAATCGATTGCCGTAATCTGCAAAATGTTAATGAACAATGGAAATTATAAAGGAAAACAAATTCTAAAAGCAAATGTTGTAAAAGAGTTTACAGATTCACCGCTTGCAAAAGAGGGCATCTATCGCGGTTTGGGCTTTGACAAAAGAAAACCAGACGAGTTTTTTACAAAAGACGATTTTGGGCACACAGGTTTTACTGGAACTTTTTTCTTTATGAACAGAAAAACAAATCGATTTTTAATCATTCTGACCAATCGTGTAAATCCAACTCGAACAAACAGATTAATGTACAAAGACGATTTTAGCGCCAAAATCTGGAGACAAATCAATAAGTGA